The Stomoxys calcitrans chromosome 3, idStoCalc2.1, whole genome shotgun sequence genome includes a region encoding these proteins:
- the LOC131996014 gene encoding uncharacterized protein LOC131996014 yields the protein MYRQILVDPNQTAFQRILFRKSENHPIEDYELLTVTFGINCAPFLAIRTLLQLAEDVKDSHPLGSRIIKENLYVDDVLAGGHSIEEATAARKELASALESAGFELRKWASNDTRLLKDLNEDMLLPIDWLNISEASSTKTLGIRWNISGDNFTFTAPTVEEKQMSTKREVLSTIAKFFDPCGWLAPVIVVAKLIMQQVWLDKVEWDDSLKPVTQMNWNNFVRGSHSIDTVSIPRWVRFTPASIVEIHGFCDASESAYAATIYIRVEHIDKTVDTFLLAAKTRVAPVKKISLPRLELCGAVMLSKLTNAIVPKLQLSKFTTHFWTDSTIVLAWLQKPPCSWSAFVGNRVSEILENVGGENWKHVDSEYNPADVASRGCSPDDLIAHNLWWTGPQWLKLPHDQWPQDRVNTDTNLEAKQVKVFATGTFDDPLTRFSSLARAYRVLSYAVRFWRNTGSTRSSLKISSQEITSPELIDTKMRLIVATQKHYFVEEYSSLTQKKRLSPRSNLLPFNPFIDRKGVIRSNGRLVQSPALTYSERHPILIPYDSRFALLLVEFVHKVSMHGGNQLMTRLIRTEFWIFRLKQLIKKVIHNCRVCTLYRLKTQTQIMSSLPPERTTLSRPFTNTGVDFAGPFGIKSLTARACLITKGYICIFVCFATKAIHLEATSDLSTQSFLAALARFIGRRGCPEKIYSDNGKNFIGAAEMLKKDQKEFMKSLQSSAIQQHAHQNLEWKFIPPGAPHMGGLWEAGVKSFKIHLKKSMPKMNFTFEELSTILARIEACLNSRPLSPASEDPNDLAPLTPAHFLIGSSLLTPAEPDISEEDHVYHPGSGDPGFAATTLFRSHHSRPHKQPKIPFFGRC from the coding sequence ATGTATCGTCAGATCTTAGTAGACCCCAATCAAACAGCATTTCAAAGGATCCTCTTTCGCAAATCAGAAAACCACCCAATTGAGGATTACGAACTCTTAACTGTTACCTTCGGCATAAATTGCGCCCCATTTTTAGCGATTAGGACCCTTCTCCAGTTAGCAGAAGACGTGAAAGATTCTCATCCGTTAGGATCaagaattattaaagaaaatttatatgtcGATGATGTATTAGCGGGCGGACACTCCATAGAAGAAGCTACAGCAGCTAGGAAGGAATTAGCCTCCGCATTAGAATCAGCTGGTTTCGAGCTAAGAAAATGGGCGTCAAATGACACACGTTTGTTAAAGGATTTAAATGAAGACATGCTTCTTCCAATAGATTGGTTAAATATTTCCGAAGCTTCTTCGACAAAGACCCTAGGAATTCGTTGGAATATATCAGGTGATAATTTCACTTTTACGGCCCCTACAGTTGAAGAAAAGCAAATGAGCACCAAGCGAGAAGTATTATCAACGATAGCAAAGTTTTTCGACCCATGTGGATGGTTAGCGCCAGTAATAGTTGTAGCCAAGTTAATCATGCAACAGGTTTGGCTAGATAAGGTAGAATGGGACGACTCGTTGAAGCCAGTGACTCAAATGAACTGGAATAACTTTGTGAGAGGTAGCCATTCTATAGACACTGTATCGATACCAAGATGGGTTCGGTTTACACCTGCTAGTATTGTGGAAATACATGGATTCTGCGACGCGTCAGAAAGCGCATATGCAGCCACAATTTATATACGCGTTGAACACATCGATAAAACTGTAGACACTTTTCTTCTAGCAGCCAAGACCCGAGTAGCCCCAGTTAAGAAAATCTCTCTGCCAAGGTTAGAATTATGCGGTGCAGTTATGTTGTCAAAGTTAACAAATGCCATTGTGCCTAAGCTTCAATTATCAAAGTTTACGACCCATTTCTGGACCGACTCTACAATCGTTCTAGCCTGGCTACAAAAGCCACCATGCTCATGGAGCGCTTTCGTTGGTAACAGGGTTTCAGAGATATTAGAGAACGTCGGCGGTGAGAATTGGAAACATGTTGACTCAGAATATAATCCTGCAGATGTAGCAAGTCGTGGCTGTTCTCCTGACGACTTAATAGCTCATAATTTATGGTGGACGGGACCCCAGTGGCTCAAATTGCCGCATGATCAGTGGCCGCAAGACCGAGTTAATACAGACACTAATCTTGaagcaaaacaagttaaagtattCGCAACAGGCACTTTTGATGACCCTTTGACTCGATTTTCGTCTTTAGCTAGAGCATATCGTGTTTTGTCTTACGCAGTTAGGTTCTGGCGTAACACAGGTTCAACTAGATcctcacttaaaatttcatcgcaagaaATAACCAGCCCAGAGCTCATAGACACAAAGATGCGTCTTATAGTGGCAACTCAGAAACATTACTTCGTTGAGGAATACAGTTCTTTGACCCAAAAGAAAAGGCTTTCACCTAGAAGTAATCTTTTACCATTCAACCCCTTCATAGATAGAAAAGGAGTAATTAGATCCAATGGTCGTTTAGTTCAATCGCCAGCTTTGACGTACAGCGAACGTCATCCAatcttaatcccatatgattcgCGATTTGCACTCCTTCTAGTGGAATTTGTTCATAAAGTCTCAATGCACGGAGGCAATCAACTTATGACCCGGCTCATCCGTACGGAGTTTTGGATATTCAGATTGAAACAGTTGATCAAGAAAGTTATACACAATTGCAGAGTTTGTACCCTATATCGATTAAAGACTCAGACCCAAATTATGTCATCTCTTCCACCCGAGCGTACTACTTTATCCAGACCCTTTACGAATACAGGGGTAGATTTTGCAGGACCCTTCGGAATCAAAAGCTTAACAGCACGAGCGTGTTTAATAACCAAGGGTTATATCtgcatatttgtttgttttgcgacaAAAGCCATCCACTTAGAAGCAACAAGTGATTTATCGACTCAATCATTTCTGGCGGCATTAGCTCGTTTCATAGGAAGGAGAGGGTGCCCAGAAAAGATATATTCCGACAATGGAAAGAATTTTATAGGCGCAGCAGAAATGCTCAAGAAAGATCAGAAAGAGTTTATGAAAAGTTTACAGAGCAGCGCCATTCAGCAACATGCTCATCAGAATTTAGAGTGGAAATTTATTCCTCCAGGAGCTCCCCATATGGGGGGATTGTGGGAGGCAGGAGTTAAATCATTCAAGATACACCTTAAGAAGTCTATGCCCAAAATGAACTTCACGTTCGAAGAACTGTCAACCATATTGGCACGTATCGAGGCCTGCCTCAATTCACGACCCCTTAGTCCAGCTTCTGAAGACCCTAACGATTTAGCACCCTTGACCCCAGCTCACTTCCTTATAGGCTCTTCCCTTTTGACCCCGGCAGAACCCGACATCTCAGAGGAGGACCATGTATACCATCCGGGCAGTGGTGACCCGGGATTTGCCGCGACGACCCTATTCAGATCCCATCATTCCCGACCCCACAAGCAGCCTAAGATCCCTTTCTTTGGCAGATGCTGA